A window of Scyliorhinus canicula unplaced genomic scaffold, sScyCan1.1, whole genome shotgun sequence genomic DNA:
ctcagtgctggatctctatagggctcagtgctggatctctataggactcagtgctggatctctataggactcagtgctggatctctattGGACTCAGTGTTGGATCTCTATGGGAATCAGTGCTGGATTTCTATAGcactcagtgctggatctctatatGACTCAGTGTTGGATCTCtataggactcagtgctggatctctatagggctcagtgctggatctctatagggctcagtgctggatctctataggactcagtgctggatctctataggactcAGTGCTTGATCTCTATAGGACTCAGTGTTGAATATCtataggactcagtgctggatctctatagggctcagtgctggatctctatagggctcagtgctggatctctacAGGACTCAGTGTTGGATCTCTATAGGaatcagtgctggatctctataggactcAGTGCTTGATCTCTATAGggctcagtgctggatctctacAGGACTCAGTGTTGGATCTCTATAGGaatcagtgctggatctctataggactcagtgctggatctctataggactGAGTGTTGGATCTAtataggactcagtgctggatctctataggactcAGTGCTTGATCTCTATAGGACTCAGTGTTGAATATCTATAGggctcagtgctggatctctatagggctcagtgctggatctctacagggctcagtgttggatctctataggaatcagtgctggatctctataggactcagtgctggatctctatagggctcagtgctggatctctatagggctcagtgttggatctctacagggctcagtgttggatatctatagggctcagtgctggatctctataggactcAGTGTTGGATCTCTATAGGACTCAGTGTTGGATATCTATAGggctcagtgctggatctctataggactcagtgctggatctctattGGACTCGGTGTTGGATCTCTATAGGaatcagtgctggatctctatagggctaagtgctggatctctatagggctaagtgctggatctctataggaATCAGTGCTGCATCTCTgtaggactcagtgctggatctctataggaTAGTTTGGATCTCTGTAGCAttcagtgctggatctctattGGACTCGGTGTTGGATCTCTATAGGAATCAGTGTTGGATCTCTATAGGAATCAGTGCTGGATCTCTGTTGGACTCAGTGTTGGATCTGTTGCTGATATCGGttcatatatataatatatttatATATCTGCTCatgtgggcagaaaagtggcgacGTGAATTCACTCTGAAGACGCGTGAAGCAATGCATTTTGGAGAAGAAATATCGAAAGAGAATGCACAGTAAAAGGTAAGATTCTGAAAGTGCAGGGTAACAGAGGACCAAGGAGTGAATATTTACAGATTCCTGAAGTTTGCGGGACAGTAGGACCAAGACGGCATTCGGGAAACTTTCCTTTACTTCCTAAGGCTGTAAGAAGAGGTAAGGTAACCGTGAACTGTGTGAAACCCCAGTTGGACACGGCTCAGAGTCCAGGAAGAATGTCTTCACACTGGAGCGGATATTTCTGAGGATGTTGGTCGGAGTGGAATTTGTTCAGCTACGAGGAACGATTGGATAAGCTGAGTCTGTTGTCAGAaatggctgaggggagatttaattgagatgtataaaattatgagggctaAATAATGTGGAGCTATTTCCCTTATCAGTTAGGTCAATAACCATGAGGAAGTAATTGGTGGAATTGGAGGGGAATTTCGAAGAAGGCAGTGTGGGCGTCCACATCTCACTACCTGATaggatggtagaggcagaaaccctcgtTTCATGTTTTCAAATCTGGAACATGTACTTGGGGGGTCctgacgatgggccaaatggcttccttctaggTCATAAATGTTTCTCCCTGCCCACACAATCACTGTGCAGAATGGATCCCGTTGTCAGTTGAAACCTTTGCTGTTGTAGCTTTCAATAGCCTTCCTCAGTCACTCATTTCTGAATCCACAGCATTTGTAAAGAATACTTGTACCTGCCTTTCTGGCTGAGGTTTAACTCCTTGCTTTCCACTCCTGATATGCGGGCAATGTTTGGAATGGGCGTCAGCACACATTGAACACAGGACAACTATCAGCACAAACGGTAGCATTTCCCCAAACTTTGTTTCACCCTGGATGTAGCATGTCATTCTGGTCTGTCGGTGCAATCCTCACGGTGCTGCTGCCTGTAACATGGCCTGGGCCACTGGCAGGGAGCAATACAGTcagaggctgctggggttcacTGTACAGGTCCACACATCCACAGGCACTGGGCACCTCTCCGCATTTCCACACACAGTCTGGTCTGGCTGATGAACAGGACACACTCGGCACAAAAGCACGACTCTCTTTCCTTCAACACTCCACTCTCGGCGGCAAGTAGGTTTTTAAAAGTCCAGCAGCTTTGTTGCGCCAGCTGATGGCACATTGCCGCAGTCTTCCTGGATCCGCTGTGAATCCTGTGAAGCAGCTTTGACCCAGCAAGAGTTTTCTGCACCTCTGGGGGTTtagactggggaggagggggtcacCTGGAGACCACTCGGATCATCGGTTCAACACCAGCAGAGCCCCGGCAGAAGTCCCCCCCAGTGACAGATCGCAGGGATTTCCTGAACTCCTCGTTGTTGTGGGTGTAGAGGAAAGGGCTGAGGACAAAGAGCAGAGAGAGCAGCAGCCAGGACACATTGTACAGGAGGGTGGGGACAGGCTGAAACAGGCCGAACAGGCTGACCCAGAGGAAGGGCTCAGTGGTCAGGATGAAGGCACACAGGACAAAGGACACATACACCCGCAGCCTCTTGTCCTTCCTGGCGAATGGGTAGGAGAGGTTGGGAATGATCTGGAAGTTGAGCACACTCACCCTTTTCACACTGACCTGCACCTTGCGGAATATCTTAAAGTAGCAATAGAGGAGGACGGCTGTCTGCGACAGGATGGTGCTGGCTGCTAGCCAGCTGCTATAGGGACTGAGCCGCATTGAACAGCCCTCCGACAGGCTGAGCAGGAGCTGGGTACAACTCTGCCCCTCCTGCCCCAGGATGAAACAGGGCagcagcaagagggtggccagcaGCCAGGAGGTGCCGATCATACCGGCAGTGTTCCTCCGGCGGTAGAGAGCCCGGTAAGCAGCCGGTACCTGGGTGATGAGAGCGCAGCGGTTGAGGGCGATCAGCGAGTGGGAGAAGAGGGAGACGAGCAGCCCCAGGAAGAGCAAACCCCGGCTGAAAGTCTGTAACTGGGCGGAGGCAGGGCGCCCCGGGGGCTGGCACCGCAGCACCGACTCCTGGGGCATCCACAGGGCACAAACCAGCAGGTCAGCGGCGCACACATTCACGATGAAGGCGTTGCTGGTGTTGCGGAGCT
This region includes:
- the gpr88 gene encoding probable G-protein coupled receptor 88, whose protein sequence is MNNFSNTSSCCEGRLRENISLAVAYGLLAIAGSLGNVLVIYLVYSVRKLRNTSNAFIVNVCAADLLVCALWMPQESVLRCQPPGRPASAQLQTFSRGLLFLGLLVSLFSHSLIALNRCALITQVPAAYRALYRRRNTAGMIGTSWLLATLLLLPCFILGQEGQSCTQLLLSLSEGCSMRLSPYSSWLAASTILSQTAVLLYCYFKIFRKVQVSVKRVSVLNFQIIPNLSYPFARKDKRLRVYVSFVLCAFILTTEPFLWVSLFGLFQPVPTLLYNVSWLLLSLLFVLSPFLYTHNNEEFRKSLRSVTGGDFCRGSAGVEPMIRVVSR